In Candidatus Eisenbacteria bacterium, a single genomic region encodes these proteins:
- a CDS encoding zinc-binding dehydrogenase has product MRAAVMRNSSLVVDTVPDPEPGPGEAIVKTLACGICGSDLHALKFAHKMVDIARETAMPFNMDPSKDVVMGHEFCVEVLDYGPGTDGNVKPGRRAVSMPLVFRPTGILGVGYSNEIPGGYGELMVLNASLLLEVPNGLATPYAAMTEPMAVGLHAVEKARLAPGDAAMVFGCGPVGLAVIAALKLRGVDPIVAGDYSPMRRELAGKMGAHVVVDPKEKRIVDAYRESADLRPAAMFECVGVPGLIQEVLRQAPLGAKIVVAGVCMEDDAIRPMLAINKELSLQFVLGYTPMEFADTLGALADGRIDVTPLVTGKVGVEGVAQAFRDLANPETHAKILVEPWRA; this is encoded by the coding sequence ATGCGTGCTGCCGTCATGCGGAACTCGAGCCTCGTCGTCGACACGGTTCCCGATCCGGAGCCCGGCCCGGGGGAAGCGATCGTCAAGACGCTCGCCTGCGGGATCTGCGGCTCGGATCTCCACGCGCTCAAGTTCGCGCACAAGATGGTCGACATCGCGCGCGAGACCGCAATGCCCTTCAACATGGACCCGTCGAAGGACGTCGTGATGGGCCACGAGTTCTGCGTCGAGGTCCTCGACTACGGCCCCGGCACCGACGGCAACGTGAAGCCGGGGCGGCGCGCCGTCTCGATGCCGCTCGTCTTCCGGCCGACCGGCATCCTCGGCGTCGGCTACTCGAACGAGATCCCCGGCGGCTACGGGGAGCTCATGGTTCTCAACGCCTCGCTCCTGCTCGAGGTGCCGAACGGGCTCGCGACCCCGTACGCCGCCATGACCGAGCCCATGGCCGTCGGATTGCACGCCGTCGAGAAGGCACGGCTCGCGCCGGGTGACGCCGCGATGGTGTTCGGGTGTGGACCGGTCGGGCTCGCGGTCATCGCGGCCCTCAAGCTCCGGGGCGTCGACCCGATCGTGGCCGGCGACTACTCCCCCATGCGGCGCGAGCTCGCCGGCAAGATGGGTGCCCACGTGGTCGTCGATCCGAAAGAGAAGCGGATCGTGGACGCGTATCGCGAGTCGGCCGACCTGCGACCGGCGGCCATGTTCGAATGCGTCGGCGTGCCGGGCCTGATCCAGGAGGTCCTGCGGCAGGCCCCGCTCGGCGCCAAGATCGTGGTGGCCGGCGTCTGCATGGAGGACGACGCGATCCGTCCGATGCTCGCGATCAACAAGGAGCTCTCGCTCCAGTTCGTGCTCGGCTACACGCCGATGGAGTTCGCCGACACGCTCGGGGCGCTCGCCGACGGCCGCATCGACGTCACCCCGCTCGTGACGGGGAAGGTCGGGGTCGAGGGGGTCGCGCAGGCGTTCCGCGACCTCGCAAATCCCGAGACGCACGCCAAGATCCTCGTCGAGCCCTGGCGCGCGTAG
- a CDS encoding MAPEG family protein codes for MRSVLPMTVPLWCLVVFVVWTIGLVVALSIARFRHLAAGGVVRDFGVPDDRRLIWRLFRAHVNALENLPLFAAVVLIATVRGVTGPVLDLLAVVYLAARLAQSIVHVAPGGGVRGNRRFAFLVIQLACLLGMTALAVAPV; via the coding sequence ATGAGGTCCGTCCTGCCGATGACGGTGCCCCTGTGGTGCCTCGTCGTGTTCGTGGTGTGGACGATCGGGCTGGTGGTGGCGCTCTCGATCGCGCGCTTCCGGCACCTCGCGGCCGGCGGCGTGGTGCGCGACTTCGGCGTGCCGGACGACCGGCGCCTCATCTGGCGGCTCTTCCGCGCGCACGTGAACGCGCTCGAGAACCTGCCCCTCTTCGCGGCCGTGGTTCTGATCGCCACGGTGCGCGGCGTCACCGGACCCGTGCTCGACCTCCTCGCGGTCGTCTACCTCGCCGCCCGCCTGGCGCAGTCGATCGTGCACGTGGCGCCCGGCGGCGGCGTGCGTGGAAATCGCCGCTTCGCGTTCCTCGTGATCCAGCTCGCCTGCCTGCTCGGCATGACGGCGCTTGCGGTCGCGCCGGTGTAG
- the tesB gene encoding acyl-CoA thioesterase II — MQRALDELLGLLDLEELEVNLFRGQSPQEMRLRVFGGQVAAQALVAVGRTVETGVVHSLHSYFLRPGDPKVPIVYQVDRIRDGRSFTTRRAVAIQHGEAIFLLSASFQRPEEGPEHGLRMPEVPDPETLPTTEERLAGVKDQLHPEVWKWVTRERPIDTRSVTDHNPFKPTPREPRQLVWIRASGRLPDASLLLHQCVIAYASDLMLLDTATLPHAIPWNDPRYAMASLDHAMWFHRPFRADEWLLYAQESPAAHGARGFTLGHFFTRDGRLVASVAQEGLIRPVKPRTSA, encoded by the coding sequence ATGCAACGCGCGCTCGACGAGCTGCTCGGCCTGCTGGACCTCGAGGAGCTCGAAGTGAATCTCTTCCGCGGGCAGAGCCCGCAGGAGATGCGCCTGCGCGTGTTCGGCGGACAGGTGGCGGCACAGGCCCTCGTCGCGGTGGGCCGCACGGTCGAGACCGGCGTCGTGCATTCGCTGCACTCGTACTTCCTGCGTCCCGGCGATCCCAAGGTGCCGATCGTGTACCAGGTCGATCGCATCCGCGACGGCCGCTCGTTCACCACCCGTCGCGCGGTCGCCATCCAGCACGGCGAGGCGATCTTCCTGCTGTCCGCGTCCTTCCAGCGGCCGGAGGAGGGTCCCGAACACGGCCTCCGCATGCCGGAGGTGCCCGATCCCGAGACCCTGCCCACGACCGAGGAGCGGCTCGCCGGCGTGAAGGACCAGCTCCATCCCGAGGTGTGGAAGTGGGTGACGCGCGAGCGCCCGATCGATACGCGCAGCGTCACCGACCACAACCCGTTCAAGCCGACGCCGCGCGAGCCGCGCCAGCTGGTGTGGATCCGGGCGAGCGGCCGGCTCCCCGATGCGTCGCTGCTCCTGCACCAGTGCGTGATCGCCTACGCCTCGGACCTGATGCTCCTCGACACGGCGACGCTCCCGCACGCAATCCCGTGGAACGATCCGCGCTACGCGATGGCGAGCCTCGACCACGCCATGTGGTTCCACCGCCCGTTCCGCGCCGACGAGTGGCTCCTCTACGCGCAGGAGAGCCCCGCCGCGCACGGCGCGCGCGGGTTCACGCTCGGGCACTTCTTCACCCGCGACGGCCGTCTGGTGGCGAGCGTCGCGCAGGAGGGGCTCATCCGCCCCGTGAAGCCGCGCACGAGCGCATGA